The following are encoded in a window of Fischerella sp. PCC 9605 genomic DNA:
- a CDS encoding DUF362 domain-containing protein → MQTQTPSVSLIRATSYGREALRKSLETLLEPFGGMTAFVKPGNRVLLKPNLLTGARPDKECTSRPELVYAVAQMVIEAGGKPFLGDSPAFGSARGVAVANGYLPMIEELNLPIIDFHGHRYQTVSEEFNHLLLSKEAMEADVVINLPKVKSHVQLVLTLGVKNLFGCVPGKMKAWWHMEAGKDANRFGEMLVETARTINPNLTILDGIIGHEGNGPSGGEPRPLGILGASTDVFALDRAIVEILNVPAIQVPTVAASMRLGVCPELEAIYYPHLHPSLLQIDDWLLPDKFIPIDFGMPRVIKSTFKHLYIRFIKEPMSAYGRR, encoded by the coding sequence ATGCAGACTCAAACACCATCTGTCAGTTTAATCCGCGCTACTTCCTACGGACGCGAGGCGTTACGGAAATCTTTAGAAACGCTGCTGGAACCATTTGGGGGAATGACGGCGTTTGTTAAACCAGGGAATCGCGTTTTACTTAAACCTAATTTACTAACAGGCGCACGTCCTGATAAAGAGTGTACCAGCCGCCCAGAATTGGTTTATGCAGTAGCACAGATGGTAATTGAGGCTGGTGGTAAGCCATTTTTAGGTGACAGTCCTGCTTTTGGCAGCGCTAGGGGAGTAGCCGTGGCAAATGGCTATTTGCCGATGATAGAAGAACTCAATCTGCCAATTATCGATTTCCACGGGCATCGTTACCAAACTGTCAGTGAGGAGTTTAACCATCTGCTACTCTCCAAAGAGGCAATGGAGGCAGATGTGGTGATTAATCTACCCAAAGTGAAATCTCACGTCCAACTAGTACTTACCTTAGGGGTGAAAAACCTGTTTGGTTGCGTCCCTGGCAAAATGAAAGCTTGGTGGCACATGGAAGCTGGCAAAGATGCAAACAGATTTGGGGAAATGTTAGTAGAAACTGCCAGGACAATTAACCCCAATTTGACTATATTAGATGGCATCATCGGTCATGAAGGAAATGGTCCCAGTGGCGGTGAACCACGTCCGCTAGGTATTTTAGGGGCATCAACAGATGTATTTGCTTTAGATCGGGCAATAGTAGAAATACTCAATGTGCCAGCCATACAAGTACCCACTGTGGCTGCATCCATGCGTCTGGGGGTTTGTCCAGAACTAGAGGCTATCTATTATCCTCATTTGCATCCCAGCTTATTACAAATAGATGATTGGCTGTTACCGGACAAGTTTATTCCTATCGATTTTGGTATGCCTCGCGTGATTAAGTCTACGTTCAAACATCTTTACATTCGATTTATTAAGGAACCAATGAGCGCTTATGGTAGACGTTAA
- a CDS encoding metallothionein: MTTVSQMKCACDSCLCIVSIGDAIQKDGKYYCSEACADGHKTTKGCGHSGCGC, translated from the coding sequence ATGACAACCGTAAGCCAAATGAAATGTGCCTGTGACTCTTGCTTGTGTATCGTTTCAATTGGAGATGCAATTCAAAAAGACGGTAAATATTATTGTTCTGAAGCCTGTGCGGATGGTCATAAAACAACAAAAGGTTGTGGTCACAGTGGTTGTGGCTGTTAA
- a CDS encoding HAD family hydrolase translates to MLRLITDFDGPIIDVSERYYRVYQLCLQKTRRPDQKVKELSKPEFWQMKRSRVPEKQIAMISGLDEVQAQEFAQLRRQTVHTEPYFQYDRLAVGAVDTLLKIQQAGIDLAVMTMRRVWELDYAFKQYDLGRFFPENRCYCLSNDYIKTRDIDDKPLLMARALKELPPAAYTWMVGDTEADITAAKKHGIKAIAVESGIRDRAQLKLYHPDIIVKDFSAAVDLVLERSLQPIGHW, encoded by the coding sequence ATGTTAAGACTTATCACAGACTTTGACGGCCCAATTATAGATGTTTCAGAACGGTACTATCGTGTTTATCAACTCTGCTTACAAAAAACCCGACGTCCAGATCAAAAAGTAAAAGAACTTTCCAAGCCAGAATTTTGGCAGATGAAGCGATCGCGCGTACCTGAGAAACAAATCGCCATGATTTCCGGTTTGGATGAGGTGCAAGCACAAGAATTTGCACAACTACGGCGGCAAACAGTACATACAGAACCTTACTTTCAGTACGATCGCCTTGCTGTTGGTGCTGTGGATACACTGTTAAAAATCCAACAGGCTGGTATTGATTTAGCAGTGATGACTATGCGTCGAGTCTGGGAACTAGACTATGCCTTCAAACAATATGATTTAGGCAGATTCTTTCCAGAAAATCGCTGTTATTGTCTAAGTAACGACTATATCAAAACTCGTGACATTGACGATAAACCATTATTAATGGCACGGGCCTTAAAGGAATTACCACCTGCCGCATATACTTGGATGGTGGGGGATACAGAAGCTGACATTACTGCTGCCAAAAAGCATGGTATTAAGGCGATCGCTGTAGAGAGCGGCATCCGCGATCGCGCTCAATTAAAACTTTACCACCCGGATATAATTGTTAAAGATTTTAGCGCAGCCGTTGATTTAGTCCTTGAGCGATCGCTGCAACCAATCGGTCATTGGTAA
- a CDS encoding MOSC domain-containing protein → MPFLSKILIFPIKSLDGVEVTQASLLEGGAIAYDREFAIVDEQGKFVNGKRTEKVHALRSSFDLAARTVTLRVHNQSQFQTFHLDRERNALASWLSDYFGYTVTLQQNLYMGFPDDTEASGPTVISTATLETITSWFPGLSLEEIRHRVRANLEIDGVPPFWEDQLFGKLGQYVPFQIGDVAFLGSNPCQRCVVLTRNPWTGKRDSSFQKEFTIKRQQTLPNWAELSHFNHFFRLTVNTKVPPSETGKVLQIADEIKILQSQAIHSAASDEGNTKLPG, encoded by the coding sequence ATGCCTTTCCTTAGCAAGATTCTCATCTTCCCAATCAAATCGCTAGATGGTGTTGAAGTTACTCAGGCTAGCCTGCTGGAGGGAGGGGCGATCGCTTATGACCGCGAATTCGCCATTGTAGACGAGCAGGGGAAGTTTGTCAACGGGAAGCGCACAGAGAAAGTTCATGCACTACGTTCTTCCTTTGACTTGGCAGCTAGGACAGTAACGCTGCGGGTTCACAATCAAAGTCAGTTTCAGACGTTTCATCTGGATCGCGAACGCAATGCGCTAGCCTCTTGGCTTAGCGACTACTTTGGTTACACTGTCACCCTCCAGCAAAACCTTTACATGGGCTTCCCTGACGATACTGAGGCTTCTGGGCCGACTGTTATTAGTACTGCCACTCTAGAAACCATTACCTCCTGGTTTCCGGGACTCAGCTTGGAGGAAATTCGCCATCGGGTTCGTGCCAATCTGGAAATTGATGGAGTTCCACCATTTTGGGAAGACCAGTTGTTTGGAAAACTCGGTCAGTATGTTCCTTTTCAGATTGGTGATGTTGCATTCCTCGGCAGTAATCCTTGCCAACGCTGCGTGGTACTGACTCGGAATCCTTGGACTGGCAAGCGCGATTCTAGCTTTCAAAAAGAGTTCACAATCAAGCGTCAGCAGACCTTACCTAATTGGGCTGAACTCTCCCACTTCAATCATTTTTTCAGGCTGACTGTCAACACAAAAGTTCCACCATCAGAGACAGGCAAGGTATTGCAAATCGCAGATGAGATTAAAATTCTGCAAAGCCAAGCTATTCACTCAGCAGCAAGCGATGAAGGTAATACAAAATTGCCAGGGTGA
- a CDS encoding CPP1-like family protein: protein MSEQNPYEKLGVSEEASFDEIQDIRNRLLQQYSGDAKRLEMIEAAYDAILMDRLRMRQEGKIRVPERIRFPERLVQPPPQETPTPREKSPAWLQRMLDNPTPADIVLPGVWYLGLSAISVFYQAGGDQILQMVLVLGVGISIYFINRKEGKFGRAVLFTLVGLIIGLIAGGMVANWVMPQIQQFISLSANQFSTVITFILLWLISSFLR from the coding sequence ATGAGCGAGCAAAATCCCTACGAAAAACTTGGGGTATCTGAGGAAGCTAGCTTCGATGAAATTCAGGATATTCGCAATCGCCTCTTGCAGCAATACAGTGGCGATGCTAAACGCCTAGAAATGATTGAGGCTGCTTATGACGCGATTTTGATGGATCGCTTGCGGATGCGCCAAGAAGGTAAAATCAGAGTGCCTGAACGTATTAGGTTTCCAGAACGTCTGGTACAACCACCTCCTCAAGAAACTCCCACACCTCGTGAGAAATCGCCTGCATGGCTGCAAAGAATGTTGGATAACCCAACACCAGCAGATATTGTTTTGCCTGGAGTTTGGTATTTGGGTTTGAGTGCCATCAGTGTATTTTACCAAGCTGGAGGCGATCAGATTTTGCAGATGGTGCTGGTGCTTGGTGTAGGTATTAGTATTTACTTTATCAATCGCAAGGAAGGTAAGTTTGGTCGAGCGGTTTTATTCACCCTAGTCGGTTTAATCATAGGCTTAATTGCTGGAGGAATGGTCGCTAACTGGGTAATGCCGCAAATACAACAATTTATTAGTCTGAGTGCAAATCAATTTTCGACAGTAATAACTTTTATATTGTTGTGGCTGATCAGCAGCTTTCTACGGTAA
- a CDS encoding DUF2811 domain-containing protein: MNATVSIFTEIPETLHESLKNYLEKHPDWDENRVLTAALSLFLLQNGDSDRRAARVYLETLFHHC; this comes from the coding sequence ATGAACGCAACAGTTAGCATCTTTACAGAAATTCCTGAGACACTGCACGAATCTCTGAAAAACTACTTAGAAAAGCATCCTGACTGGGATGAAAACCGAGTCTTAACGGCGGCACTTTCGTTGTTTTTGCTCCAAAATGGAGATAGCGATCGCCGTGCTGCTCGTGTGTACTTAGAAACTTTGTTCCACCACTGCTAA
- a CDS encoding inorganic diphosphatase, whose protein sequence is MDLSRIPAQPKPGLINVLIEIPGGSKNKYEFDKDLQAFALDRVLYASVQYPYDYGFVPNTLADDGDPLDGMVIMDEPTFAGCVIAARPIGMLEMIDGGDRDEKILCVPDKDPRYANVKSINDIASHRLEEIAEFFRTYKNLEKKVTEILGWHDVDKVKPLVEKCIKAGSK, encoded by the coding sequence GTGGACTTATCCCGTATTCCTGCTCAACCCAAACCAGGTTTAATTAACGTTCTGATTGAAATTCCAGGCGGGAGTAAAAATAAATACGAATTTGACAAAGACTTGCAGGCTTTTGCTTTAGACCGCGTGCTTTATGCATCCGTACAATACCCATACGACTATGGCTTTGTACCCAACACTTTGGCTGATGATGGCGATCCGCTGGATGGTATGGTAATAATGGATGAGCCGACTTTTGCTGGGTGTGTAATTGCCGCACGACCAATTGGTATGCTAGAAATGATAGATGGTGGCGATCGCGATGAAAAAATTCTTTGTGTTCCTGACAAAGATCCTCGCTACGCTAATGTCAAATCTATCAATGACATAGCCTCACACCGACTAGAAGAAATAGCTGAATTTTTCCGTACGTATAAAAATCTGGAAAAAAAAGTAACGGAAATTCTCGGTTGGCATGATGTTGATAAAGTCAAGCCCTTAGTAGAAAAATGCATCAAAGCTGGTAGCAAATAA
- a CDS encoding response regulator transcription factor yields MAPAKILVVDDDPAVRNLIQRFLMKQNYQVEAAEDGKTALALFEQFNPDLVILDVNLPDVIGFNLCQDMQSRNGVFVLMLTSRADEADKIRGFSKGADDYLTKPFGLGELEVRVAAILRRQRVVTTAEQKRLVFEKLMIDPVRREVTLNSEPVPLTALEFDLLHFLASHPGRVWRRAELIQEVWDYEYVGDQRVVDVHIGQIRKKIEVDASQPALIQTVRGVGYKFECPTLPQQSEKVQ; encoded by the coding sequence ATGGCTCCTGCCAAGATTCTTGTAGTTGATGACGACCCTGCGGTTCGCAATTTAATCCAACGCTTTTTAATGAAGCAGAACTATCAGGTGGAGGCCGCTGAAGATGGTAAGACTGCCTTAGCTCTATTTGAGCAATTTAACCCAGACTTGGTGATATTAGATGTCAATTTACCAGATGTCATTGGGTTTAACCTCTGCCAAGATATGCAAAGCCGTAATGGCGTTTTTGTTCTCATGTTGACTAGCCGTGCAGATGAAGCTGATAAAATTCGCGGCTTTTCTAAAGGTGCTGATGACTATCTCACCAAGCCATTTGGTTTGGGAGAACTAGAAGTCAGAGTCGCAGCTATTTTGCGGCGTCAGCGGGTTGTAACTACGGCAGAACAAAAGCGTCTGGTATTTGAAAAGTTGATGATTGACCCAGTGCGGCGAGAGGTAACGCTTAACAGTGAACCAGTACCCCTAACTGCTCTCGAATTTGACTTGTTACATTTTTTAGCCAGTCATCCAGGTCGTGTTTGGCGAAGAGCAGAGCTGATCCAAGAAGTGTGGGACTATGAATATGTAGGCGATCAGCGAGTTGTAGACGTACACATCGGTCAAATTCGCAAAAAAATTGAAGTCGATGCTAGTCAACCAGCATTAATTCAGACAGTGCGTGGGGTTGGCTATAAGTTTGAATGTCCTACTCTTCCCCAGCAGTCTGAAAAAGTCCAGTAG
- the hisIE gene encoding bifunctional phosphoribosyl-AMP cyclohydrolase/phosphoribosyl-ATP diphosphatase HisIE — MFFSATNSQHQAIPVDQIRYDDRGLVPAIVQDYLDGTILMMAWMNRDSLQKTLETGETWFWSRSRQELWHKGATSGHIQKVQSLRYDCDSDALLIGVEQVGDIACHTGERSCFHQVDGKITPPPGDTLSQLFQLICDRRDHPTESSYTCKLFAGGDNKILKKIGEETAEVVMAFKDDDADAIASEVADLLYHTLVALAHHQVDLKSVYRKLQERRR; from the coding sequence ATGTTTTTTTCAGCGACTAATTCTCAACACCAAGCTATTCCTGTCGATCAAATTCGCTACGACGATCGCGGTCTTGTCCCGGCAATTGTCCAAGACTATCTGGATGGCACTATTTTAATGATGGCGTGGATGAATCGGGATTCACTCCAAAAGACTTTGGAAACAGGCGAAACTTGGTTTTGGAGTCGTTCTCGTCAGGAGTTATGGCACAAAGGAGCGACTTCGGGTCATATTCAGAAAGTGCAGAGTCTTCGTTACGACTGTGATAGTGATGCGCTACTGATTGGAGTTGAGCAGGTGGGAGATATTGCCTGCCATACTGGGGAGCGCAGTTGTTTTCATCAGGTAGATGGAAAAATTACTCCTCCACCAGGTGATACGTTATCGCAACTATTTCAGCTAATCTGCGATCGCCGCGACCATCCCACTGAAAGTTCATATACGTGTAAGTTGTTCGCAGGCGGTGATAACAAAATTTTGAAAAAAATTGGTGAAGAAACCGCAGAGGTCGTCATGGCATTTAAGGATGATGACGCCGATGCGATCGCCTCAGAGGTTGCAGATTTGCTATATCATACTCTTGTTGCTCTTGCTCACCATCAAGTTGATTTGAAATCGGTGTATCGCAAATTGCAAGAGCGTCGTAGGTAG
- a CDS encoding MBL fold metallo-hydrolase, with translation MSNFELSPPQNHINQQQITQIPNQEGKFVVKFWGVRGLIPTPGGNTSCYGGNTACVEMQVADKHLVFDGGTGLRLLGKSWLEIQQPLEAHLFFTNSQSNRIQGFPFFAPAFVAENSFHIYGTAASNGASIKQCLCDQMLLPHFPYPLQVMQSELQFHNLIAGKAVKLDDVTITTALINQTQKSIGYQVSWQNYSVAYVTDLHQDVDETERRRIIQLTEGVDLLIANLTTPPTFHKADYSDSHWQTAVDLAVTSGVKQLVLSHYHPDDYDDFLDRVQMEITSAFPKALIAREGLVLVVV, from the coding sequence ATGTCAAATTTTGAGCTGTCGCCTCCGCAGAACCACATAAATCAACAGCAAATTACCCAGATTCCCAACCAAGAGGGGAAATTTGTAGTCAAATTCTGGGGTGTACGGGGTTTAATTCCCACCCCAGGTGGCAATACTAGCTGCTATGGTGGTAATACTGCCTGTGTAGAGATGCAGGTAGCTGATAAGCATTTGGTTTTTGATGGAGGCACAGGCTTACGCCTACTAGGAAAAAGTTGGCTAGAAATACAACAGCCACTAGAAGCTCATTTATTTTTTACTAACTCCCAATCAAATCGTATCCAAGGTTTTCCATTCTTTGCTCCTGCGTTTGTTGCAGAAAACAGCTTTCACATCTATGGAACAGCAGCTTCAAACGGAGCTTCTATAAAGCAGTGCTTGTGCGATCAGATGTTACTACCGCACTTTCCTTACCCTTTACAGGTAATGCAGTCAGAATTGCAGTTTCATAATTTGATTGCGGGTAAAGCAGTGAAACTAGATGATGTCACGATTACAACAGCATTAATCAATCAAACGCAAAAGTCTATTGGCTATCAAGTTAGTTGGCAAAACTATAGTGTTGCCTACGTAACGGATTTGCATCAGGATGTTGATGAAACGGAGCGAAGACGAATAATACAGTTAACAGAAGGTGTTGATTTGCTAATTGCTAATCTCACCACTCCTCCAACATTCCATAAAGCTGACTATAGTGATTCACACTGGCAAACTGCTGTTGATTTGGCTGTCACATCTGGTGTTAAACAATTAGTACTTTCTCACTACCACCCAGATGACTATGATGATTTCCTCGACCGGGTACAGATGGAAATTACATCTGCTTTCCCCAAAGCCTTAATAGCTCGTGAAGGATTAGTTTTAGTTGTTGTTTAG
- the hemL gene encoding glutamate-1-semialdehyde 2,1-aminomutase — protein sequence MVNTTIKTTKSQEIFAAAQNLMPGGVSSPVRAFKSVGGQPIVFDHVKGAYVWDVDGNQYIDYVGTWGPAICGHAHPEVIAALHEALEKGTSFGAPCVLENVLAEMVIDAVPSIEMVRFVNSGTEACMAVLRLMRAFTGREKAIKFEGCYHGHADMFLVKAGSGVATLGLPDSPGVPKSVTSNTLTAPFNDLEAVKALFEENRDQIAGVILEPVVGNAGFIPPDAGFLEGLRELTQEHGALLVFDEVMTGFRIAYGGAQEKFGITPDLTTLGKVIGGGLPVGAYGGRRDIMSMVAPAGPMYQAGTLSGNPLAMTAGIKTLELLQKPGTYEYLDRITKKLANGLLQIAQETGHAACGGSISAMFGLFFTAGPVHNYEDAKKSDLAKFARFHRGMLERGIYLAPSQFEAGFTSFAHTEEDIDQTLEAARDVMSQL from the coding sequence TTGGTAAATACAACGATTAAAACAACAAAATCACAAGAAATCTTCGCCGCTGCTCAAAATCTGATGCCAGGAGGGGTAAGTTCCCCGGTTCGCGCCTTTAAATCTGTGGGTGGACAACCGATTGTTTTCGACCACGTTAAAGGTGCATACGTTTGGGATGTAGATGGCAATCAATATATCGACTATGTAGGCACTTGGGGCCCAGCCATTTGCGGTCATGCCCATCCTGAAGTGATTGCGGCGCTACATGAAGCCTTGGAAAAAGGTACTAGTTTTGGTGCGCCTTGCGTATTGGAAAATGTCTTGGCAGAAATGGTTATCGATGCTGTTCCCAGTATCGAGATGGTAAGATTTGTTAACTCTGGTACTGAAGCCTGTATGGCAGTATTGCGCTTGATGCGGGCTTTCACTGGACGTGAAAAAGCGATCAAGTTTGAGGGTTGCTACCACGGTCACGCCGATATGTTCTTGGTGAAGGCTGGTTCTGGCGTTGCTACCCTTGGTTTGCCTGACTCCCCTGGCGTTCCTAAATCAGTAACAAGCAATACCTTGACTGCGCCTTTCAATGATTTGGAAGCTGTTAAAGCTCTGTTTGAAGAAAACCGTGACCAAATCGCTGGGGTCATTCTGGAACCAGTTGTGGGTAATGCTGGGTTTATTCCTCCCGATGCTGGTTTCTTAGAAGGCTTACGGGAACTTACCCAGGAACATGGTGCTCTATTGGTATTTGATGAGGTGATGACGGGCTTCCGCATTGCCTACGGTGGTGCTCAAGAGAAGTTTGGTATCACCCCTGATTTAACAACGTTAGGCAAGGTTATCGGTGGTGGTTTGCCCGTGGGAGCTTATGGTGGCCGTCGGGATATCATGTCAATGGTTGCCCCTGCTGGCCCGATGTATCAAGCGGGAACTCTTTCTGGTAATCCCTTGGCAATGACCGCAGGTATCAAAACACTGGAGTTACTGCAAAAGCCCGGTACTTACGAATACCTAGATCGGATTACTAAGAAGCTAGCAAATGGTTTGTTGCAAATTGCCCAAGAAACTGGTCACGCTGCTTGCGGTGGTTCCATCAGTGCTATGTTTGGTCTGTTTTTCACCGCTGGTCCTGTACATAACTACGAAGACGCCAAAAAATCAGATTTGGCGAAGTTTGCTCGTTTCCATCGCGGTATGTTAGAGCGTGGTATTTACTTGGCTCCATCCCAGTTTGAAGCTGGATTTACTTCTTTCGCTCACACTGAGGAAGATATTGACCAGACACTAGAAGCAGCAAGGGATGTAATGTCTCAACTGTAA
- a CDS encoding MFS transporter, with translation MSSWFSLIHPQVWILVLGRFLSELGTGFTLFYAPIFFVNQVGLSATAVGFALGCASISGVVGRILGGSFADSPQMGRRRTLLLSAAISAVGSLVLAGTQNFVTLVIGNLIGGLGIGLYWPATEAVVADVTLTENRREAFAITRLADNLGLGMGIVLGGVLVTARSYRTLFIIDAISFIVFFVVVYVAIAETHQRQQTRQQETSHFAAWMVALRDRRLLVYVAVNIIFTTYISQLHSTLPVYFKNFVLVDSIKRIADSTISVLFAWHLAVAILAQLPVARILKRFSHSQALAVSALLWAGGFCLIWITGISHSGQLYWAALALGVFAVAIVSYTPSAASLVTDLAPPSQRGVYFSINSLCWAVGYFIGPPLGGWALDQPQSLIDYFWLWLALSVIITLAILYYLHRLLLSE, from the coding sequence GTGTCTTCCTGGTTTTCCCTAATTCATCCCCAAGTCTGGATTTTAGTATTAGGTCGGTTCCTCTCAGAACTGGGCACCGGCTTTACACTGTTTTACGCTCCCATATTTTTCGTCAATCAAGTTGGTTTATCGGCAACTGCTGTCGGCTTTGCCTTGGGTTGTGCTTCCATTTCTGGGGTAGTAGGACGGATTTTGGGTGGTTCTTTTGCCGATTCACCCCAAATGGGACGTCGCCGCACTTTGTTGCTGTCAGCAGCGATTTCAGCAGTCGGTTCTCTAGTTTTAGCTGGAACCCAAAATTTTGTCACGCTTGTCATTGGTAACTTAATCGGTGGCTTGGGTATTGGTTTATATTGGCCTGCCACTGAAGCTGTTGTTGCCGACGTGACGCTAACTGAAAATCGTCGTGAAGCCTTTGCTATCACCAGGCTGGCAGACAATCTGGGATTGGGAATGGGAATTGTTTTAGGCGGCGTTTTAGTAACTGCAAGGAGTTACCGCACGCTATTTATTATCGATGCCATTTCGTTTATTGTGTTTTTTGTGGTAGTTTATGTAGCGATCGCAGAAACTCATCAACGACAGCAAACACGACAACAAGAGACCTCACACTTCGCCGCTTGGATGGTAGCATTACGCGATCGCCGTCTTTTAGTGTACGTCGCAGTCAACATTATCTTCACCACCTACATTTCCCAGCTACACAGTACCCTCCCCGTCTACTTCAAAAACTTCGTGCTGGTTGACTCAATCAAAAGAATTGCAGACAGTACAATAAGTGTTTTATTCGCTTGGCATCTAGCAGTTGCCATTCTCGCACAGCTACCTGTTGCCCGTATCCTCAAACGCTTCTCTCATTCTCAAGCACTGGCAGTTTCCGCTTTGCTATGGGCAGGGGGATTTTGCCTGATTTGGATTACAGGTATTTCTCATTCTGGACAACTGTACTGGGCGGCTTTGGCTTTAGGAGTATTTGCCGTTGCAATTGTCTCTTACACCCCCTCGGCTGCTTCCTTAGTTACCGATCTAGCACCTCCATCTCAACGCGGTGTTTATTTCTCAATCAACTCTCTGTGTTGGGCTGTTGGCTATTTTATCGGGCCTCCTCTGGGAGGTTGGGCATTAGATCAACCGCAATCATTAATAGATTACTTCTGGCTGTGGTTAGCTTTAAGTGTTATCATCACCCTGGCAATTTTGTATTACCTTCATCGCTTGCTGCTGAGTGAATAG
- a CDS encoding ChaB family protein translates to MLYKSNQDLPVEIRTRLSEAYQDVYRAAYNSAIHWYGETAKAHQVALSAVKMQSVMHRSFVI, encoded by the coding sequence ATGTTATACAAGTCCAATCAAGACTTGCCTGTAGAGATTCGCACTCGCTTATCCGAGGCATACCAAGATGTTTACCGGGCAGCTTATAACTCGGCTATTCATTGGTATGGTGAAACTGCAAAGGCTCACCAAGTCGCTTTAAGTGCTGTTAAAATGCAGTCTGTTATGCATAGGAGCTTTGTTATTTAA
- the panD gene encoding aspartate 1-decarboxylase, with protein sequence MQRTLLLAKIHNCTLTAANINYVGSISIDRILMEKAGILPYEQVQVVNITNGQRFITYAIPAPANSGAIELNGAAARLGITGDRLIIMSYGQFTTEELKTYSPTVVIVDENNRIFEVRCYDDLLSQT encoded by the coding sequence ATGCAGCGCACGCTTCTTCTGGCAAAAATTCACAATTGCACTCTCACGGCAGCTAACATCAACTACGTGGGCAGTATTAGTATTGATCGCATCTTGATGGAGAAAGCTGGTATCTTACCTTATGAGCAGGTGCAAGTAGTGAACATCACCAATGGCCAGCGCTTCATTACTTATGCGATCCCAGCTCCAGCTAATTCTGGAGCAATTGAGCTAAATGGGGCTGCGGCACGTCTAGGCATTACTGGCGATCGCCTGATTATAATGTCTTACGGGCAGTTCACTACGGAAGAGTTAAAAACTTACTCTCCTACTGTTGTCATTGTGGATGAAAACAACCGTATTTTTGAAGTTCGGTGCTATGATGACCTGCTCAGTCAGACCTAG